In Ischnura elegans chromosome 6, ioIscEleg1.1, whole genome shotgun sequence, one genomic interval encodes:
- the LOC124160292 gene encoding uncharacterized protein LOC124160292 translates to MDYFKALLEVIMAIFLLSIPFEASAAPEGPRPHPTLPEGPPFDQFAPILRDSPVSASPGAARWPNPSGPVPEEAAIASAFAAASLPQSAAAKKNADRAAYSLADDGHSPLSELCAGVVVVTAGDGGPADVAEDTIDYGSNEILTKEILLCSPAGREKSSDAVIVIS, encoded by the exons ATGGATTACTTTAAAGCATTATTAGAG GTGATCATGGCGATATTCTTGCTGAGCATCCCATTCGAGGCCTCCGCCGCCCCCGAGGGCCCCCGCCCGCACCCCACGCTCCCCGAAGGCCCTCCCTTCGACCAGTTCGCCCCCATCCTCAGGGATTCGCCCGTGTCCGCCTCGCCGGGTGCCGCGAGGTGGCCGAACCCAAGCGGCCCTGTCCCTGAAGAGGCGGCCATCGCAAGCGCATTCGCCGCGGCTTCCCTGCCTCAGTCCGCAGCGGCTAAGAAGAATGCTGACCGTGCGGCCTACAGCCTTGCTGACGACGGTCATAGTCCGCTATCGGAGCTGTGCGCTGGGGTTGTGGTCGTTACAGCCGGAGATGGAGGACCGGCGGATGTCGCAGAAGACACCATAG ATTACGGTTCGAACGAAATTCTGACCAAGGAGATTCTGTTATGCTCCCCTGCCGGTCGTGAGAAATCCAGCGATGCAGTCATTGTCATCTCGTAG